A single genomic interval of Zingiber officinale cultivar Zhangliang chromosome 4A, Zo_v1.1, whole genome shotgun sequence harbors:
- the LOC121972275 gene encoding uncharacterized protein LOC121972275 — protein sequence MVKYLMSVHQFSIPCRLVSDNERQFIGWRLNEWRKGYGIVQAFTSVAYPQSKGQAKVTNREIHRGLRARFGHAGGSWVNELPSDLWAYCTTLREVTDVTPFHLMYGGEAVVPVEVGVESDWVQLYDEENVERRLMELNLVDEA from the coding sequence ATGGTAAAATATCTTATGTCAGTTCATCAGTTCAGCATCCCTTGTCGGCTCGTCTCGGACAACGAACGACAGTTCATAGGATGGAGGCTCAATGAGTGGCGCAAAGGTTATGGCATTGTGCAGGCTTTCACCTCGGTGGCCTACCCCCAGAGCAAAGGCCAGGCGAAAGTCACCAATCGGGAAATCCACAGAGGGTTACGAGCTCGGTTCGGCCACGCTGGAGGCAGTTGGGTCAATGAACTCCCTAGCGACTTGTGGGCCTATTGCACCACATTGAGAGAGGTGACTGACGTCACACCGTTTCATCTGATGTATGGAGGTGAAGCAGTGGTTCCAGTGGAAGTTGGAGTAGAGTCCGACTGGGTGCAGCTCTACGATGAGGAGAACGTTGAAAGGAGACTCATGGAGCTCAACCTAGTGGACGAAGCCTAG